Proteins co-encoded in one Odontesthes bonariensis isolate fOdoBon6 chromosome 24, fOdoBon6.hap1, whole genome shotgun sequence genomic window:
- the slc5a6a gene encoding solute carrier family 5 member 6a, with the protein MGEVVQMHFTTVDYVIFAVLLVASAGIGLFYAFSGGRQRTTQEFLMADRSMSCLPVSLSLLATFQSAVAILGAPSEVYTYGTQYWFLGCSYFLGLLIPAHVFIPVFYRLRLSSAYEYLELRFNKTVRICGTVTFIFQMVIYMGVVLYAPALALNAVTGFDLWGAVLAMGLVCTLYTALGGLKAVIWTDVFQTVVMFAGQLAVIVVGTSQAGGITEVWRKAVNGSRISGLDLNPDPLQRHSFWTLSVGGVFLMLALYGVNQAQVQRYLSSRTEREAVMSCYVVFPCQQVVLCLGCMMGLVMFARYGEDSPLDKGYVKTNDQMVLYFVMDVFRDLPGLSGLFVACLFSGALSTISSAFNSLATVTMEDLIKPHFPNMAESKATLLSKGLALVYGLVCLAMAYIASIMGSVLQAAFSIFGMLGGPLLGLFCLGMFFPWANPIGAVVGLAAGLVMAFWIGIGNFVMRMSAATPLPPLNTTALPLFDNMTTTVLTSLVTTPTSKPRLTGVEALYSLSYMWYSAHNSATVVVVGLLVSLLTGPMKEKDLTPGTVFPVLGTLLFFLPERYKEKLCCVTPLTQKPKQIDTQPYQMAKKEGNGTAYCKEDMVTEFKEAESDRAETEDEDLDTKIALPSCQLTATDQETAF; encoded by the exons ATGGGAGAGGTGGTCCAGATGCATTTCACCACAGTGGACTATGTCATTTTTGCTGTGCTGCTAGTGGCCTCAGCTGGGATTGGTCTCTTTTATGCCTTCTCTGGGGGGCGTCAGCGCACGACACAG GAGTTCCTGATGGCTGACCGTTCCATGAGTTGTCTGCCTGTCTCCCTATCCCTACTGGCCACGTTTCAGTCAGCAGTGGCAATCCTGGGGGCTCCATCAGAGGTGTACACATATGGGACACAGTACTGGTTCCTTGGCTGCTCCTATTTCTTGGGCTTACTCATCCCAGCTCATGTATTCATACCAGTTTTCTACAGGCTACGGCTGTCCAGTGCCTATGAG TATCTGGAACTGCGTTTTAACAAGACTGTTCGCATTTGTGGGACTGTGACCTTCATCTTTCAGATG GTCATTTATATGGGTGTAGTCCTGTATGCTCCAGCACTAGCACTTAATGCAG TGACTGGTTTTGACCTATGGGGAGCAGTGCTGGCTATGGGATTGGTGTGTACTCTATATACAGCTCTG GGGGGCTTGAAGGCAGTGATTTGGACGGATGTGTTCCAGACAGTGGTGATGTTTGCAGGCCAACTGGCAGTCATTGTCGTAGGGACCAGTCAGGCTGGAGGTATAACAGAGGTCTGGAGGAAAGCAGTCAATGGCAGCCGCATTTCTGGACTAGA CCTGAATCCAGACCCTCTACAGCGCCACAGCTTCTGGACGCTGAGTGTGGGAGGAGTATTTCTGATGTTGGCTCTGTATGGCGTTAACCAGGCACAGGTCCAGAGATACCTCAGTTCTCGCACCGAGAGGGAAGCTGTCAT GTCCTGCTACGTAGTTTTCCCATGCCAGCAGGTCGTCCTGTGTTTAGGTTGTATGATGGGTCTGGTCATGTTTGCTCGTTATGGAGAGGACAGCCCTCTGGACAAGGGCTATGTCAAAACTAATGACCAG ATGGTATTGTACTTTGTGATGGATGTGTTCAGGGATCTGCCCGGCCTTTCAGGACTGTTTGTGGCCTGTCTCTTCAGTGGAGCACTCAG CACTATCTCATCAGCGTTCAACTCCTTGGCAACGGTAACTATGGAGGACCTGATTAAACCTCATTTCCCAAATATGGCTGAATCGAAGGCCACACTACTCTCCAAGGGACTTG CTTTGGTCTATGGTCTGGTGTGTCTGGCTATGGCCTACATTGCCTCCATAATGGGATCTGTGTTGCAA GCAGCCTTCAGTATCTTTGGCATGCTGGGTGGTCCCCTGCTGGGTCTCTTCTGCCTGGGAATGTTCTTCCCTTGGGCCAACCCCATC GGGGCAGTGGTCGGGTTAGCAGCAGGCCTCGTCATGGCCTTCTGGATTGGCATTGGTAATTTTGTGATGCGTATGTCTGCTGCCACGCCACTACCCCCGCTCAACACCACTGCTCTGCCACTGTTTGACAACATGACTACTACAGTTCTAACTTCACTGGTCACCACCCCCACATCTAAGCCAAG GTTGACAGGTGTGGAAGCACTCTACTCCTTGTCTTATATGTGGTACAGTGCTCACAACTCAGCCACTGTGGTGGTGGTAGGGCTACTAGTCAGTCTGCTAACAG GACCCATGAAGGAGAAGGACCTGACCCCGGGCACAGTGTTCCCAGTCCTGGGCAcgcttcttttctttctgccGGAGCGCTACAAAGAGAAGTTGTGCTGTGTAACTCCTCTGACTCAGAAG CCCAAACAAATCGATACACAGCCTTATCAAATGGCCAAGAAAGAAGGCAACGGAACAGCTTACTGCAAAGAAGACATGGTTACAGAGTTTAAAGAGGCGGAGAGCGACAGAGCGGAAACGGAGGACGAGGACCTGGACACAAAGATCGCTCTGCCCTCATGCCAGCTTACAGCTACAGATCAGGAGACAGCTTTTTGA